The Oncorhynchus keta strain PuntledgeMale-10-30-2019 unplaced genomic scaffold, Oket_V2 Un_scaffold_4360_pilon_pilon, whole genome shotgun sequence genome contains the following window.
cattatgtctaggggtccaaACTAAAGACTAAACCAAACACAAAGTCCCAAACTAAAGACACTTAACAAACCAAAGACCCAAACTAAAGACTCTAAACCAAACCAAAGACCCAAACTAAAGACTCTAAACCAAACCAAAGGCCCCAAGGCCACCAATGAAATCCTCGAGCCTCACAGTTTTTCCAACTGGGACACTGACTGACCATCACCTTCATTGGCTGCACCTGATGTGCTTATCAAGGCTCAGCTCAGCATCTAGACCCTGTTGGTGCTGCCCCCTGGGGGTGGAGTGTGGAAGTGTTTCCTGGCAGTGGCCATGTGTTGACTGTTTGCCAACATTACCCCCCATCATAACACTGTGCCCCCATCATAACACTGTGCCCCCATCGTAACACTGTGCCCCCATCGTAACACTGTGCCCCCATCGTAACACTGTGCCCCCATCATAACACTGTGCCCCCCCATCATAACACTGTGCCCCCCATCATAACACTGTGCCCCCCATCATAACACTGTGCCCCCCCATCATAACACTGTGCCCCCATCATAACACTGTGCCCCCATCATAACACTGTGCCCCCATCATAACACTGTGCCCCCCCCGTCATAACACTGTGCCCCCGTCATAACACTGTGCCCCCCCCGTCATAACACTGTGCCCCCCGTCATAACACTGTGCCCCCATCATAACACTGTGCCCCCATCATAACACTGTGCCCCCCATCATAACACTGTGCCCCCCTCATAACACTGTGCCCCCCCATCATAACACTGTGCCCCCCCATCATAACACTGTCCCCCCATCATAACACTGTGCCCCCCATCATAACACTGTGTCATAACACTATATAATGTATCATAACACTATATAATGTATCATAACACTATATAATGTATCATAACACTATATAATGTATCATAACACTATATAATGTATCATAACACTATATAATGTATCATAACACTAAAGTGGGACCTCATTTAAAAGTTGTGATCTTATGCCTCAACTTCTGTCATTGCACCACACTACCACAAGGGGAGTTAGAACACTGATATGTCGTTAATCTAAACTGTGGCACAAATTGGGGGATTGTTCACAACAAGCACAGCTATTTACACTATCCTTCTGTAAATGAATGGAGGTGGGAATGTTTCAGTCCGAGtatctctctcctcgggtgctgagaggcCTGCTTCAGGCagcaacaacatatagagttgagagagtcagagagtctctctcctcgggtgcttagaggcctgcttcaggcaacaacaacatatagagttgagagagtcagagagtctctctcctcgggtgcttagaggcctgcatcaggcaacaacaacatatagagttgagagagtcagagagtctctctcctcgggtgcttagaggcctgcttcaggcaataacaacatatagagttgagagagtccgagagtctctctcctcgggtgtttagaggcctgcatcaggcaataacaacatatagagttgagagagtcagagagtctctctcctcgggtgctgagaggcctgcatcaggcaataacaacatatagagttgagagagtcagagagtctctctcctcgggtgctgagaggcctgcatcaggcaacaacaacatatagagttgagagagtcagagagtctctctcctcgggtgcttagaggcctgcatcaggcaacaacaacatatagagttgagagagtcagagagtctctcctcgggtgcttagaggcctgcttcaggcaataacaacatatagagttgagagagtccgagagtctctctcctcgggtgtttagaggcctgcatcaggcaataacaacatatagagttgagagagtcagagagtctctctcctcgggtgctgagaggcctgcttcaggcaacaacaacatatagagttgagagagtcagagtctctctcctcgggtgcttagaggcctgcatcaggcaacaacaacatatagagttgagagagtcagagagtctctctcctcgggtgcttagaggcctgcttcaggcaataacaacatatagagttgagagagtccgAGAGTCTCTCCTCGGGTGTttagaggcctgcatcaggcaacaacaacatatagagttgagagagtcagagagtctctctcctcgggtgctgagaggtctgcatcaggcaataacaacatatagagtcCGAGAGtctctcctcgggtgcttagaggtctgcatcaggcaataacaacatatagagttgagagagtcagagagtctctctcctcgggtgctgagaggcctgcatcaggcaataacaacatatagagtccgagagtctctctcctcgggtgcttagaggcctgcttcaggcaataacaacatatagagttgagagagtcagagagtctctcctcgggtgctgagaggtctgcatcaggcaacaacaacatatagagttgagagagtcagagagtctctctcctcgggtgctgagaggtctgcatcaggcaacaacaacatatagagttgagagagtcagagagtctctctcctcgggtgctgagaggtctgcatcaggcaacaacaacatatagagttgagagagtcagagagtctctctcctcgggtgctgagaggtctgcatcaggcaacaacaacatatagagttgagagagtcagagagtctctctcctcgggtgcttagaggcctgcatcaggcaataacaacatatagagttgagagagtcagagagtctctctcctcgggtgctgagaggcctgcttcaggcaacaacaacatatagagttgagagagtcagagagtctctctcctcgggtgctgagaggtctgcatcaggcaataacaacatatagagttgagagagtcagagagtctctctcctcgggtgcttagaggcctgcttcaggcaataacaacatatagagttgagagagtctctctcctcgggtgctgagaggcctgcatcaggcaacaacaacatatagagttgagagagtcagagagtctctctcctcgggtgctgagaggcctgcatcaggcaacaacaacatatagagttgagagagtcagagagtctctctcctcgggtgttTAGAGGTCTCCatcaggcaataacaacatatagagttgagagagagtgtctctctcctcgggtgtttagaggcctgcatcaggcaataacaacatatagagttgagagagtcagagagtctctctcctcgggtgctgagaggtctgcatcaggcaacaacaacatatagagttgagagagtcagagagtctctcctCGGAGTGCTGAGAGGCCTGcttcaggcaacaacaacatatagagttgagagagtcagagagtctctctcctcgggtgctgagaggtctgcatcaggcaataacaacatatagagttgagagagtcagagagtctctctcctcgggtgctgagaggcctgcatcaggcaataacaacatatagagttgagagagtcagagagtctctctcctcgggtgctgagaggcctgcatcaggcaacaacaacatatagagttgagagagtcagagagtctctctcctcgggtgctgagaggtctgcatcaggcaacaacaacatatagagttgagagagtcagagagtctctctcctagGGTGCTGAGAGGtctgcatcaggcaacaacaacatatagagttgagagagtcagagagtctctctcctcgggtgctgagaggcctgcatcaggcaacaacaacatatagagttgagagagtcagagagtctctctcctcgggtgctgagaggcctgcatcaggcaacaacaacatatagagttgagagagtctctctcctcgggtgttTAGAGGCCTGcttcaggcaacaacaacatatagagttgagagagtcagagagtctctctcctcgggtgcttagaggcctgcatcaggcaataacaacatatagagttgagagagtcagagagtctctctcctcgggtgctgagaggcctgcatcaggcaacaacaacatatagagttgagagagtctctctcctcgggtgcttagaggcctgcttcaggcaataacaacatatagagttgagagagtcagagagtctctctcctcgggtgctgagaggcctgcatcaggcaataacaacatatagagttgagagagtcagagagtctctctcctcgggtgctgagaggcctgcatcaggcaataacaacatatagagttgagagagtctctctcctcgggtgcttagaggcctgcttcaggcaataacaacatatagagttgagagagtcagagagtctctctcctcgggtgctgagaggcctgcatcaggcaataacaacatatagagttgagagagtcagagagtctctctcctcgggtgctgagaggtctgcatcaggcaacaacaacatatagagttgagagagtcagagagtctctctcctcgggtgctgagaggcctgcttcaggcaacaacaacatatagagttgagagagtcagagagtctctcctcgggtgctgagaggcctgcaacaggcaacaacaacatatagagttgagagagtcagagagtctctctcctcgggtgctgagaggcctgcatcaggcaacaacaacatatagagttgagagagtcagagagtctctctcctcgggtgctgagaggcctgcatcaggcaacaacaacatatagagttgagagagtctctctcctcgggtgcttagaggcctgcatcaggcaataacaacatatagagttgagagagtcagagagtctctctcctcgggtgctgagaggcctgcttcaggcaataacaacatatagagttgagagagtcagagagtctctctcctcgggtgctgagaggcctgcttcaggcaataacaacatatagagttgagagagtcagagagtctctctcctcgggtgctgagaggcctgcttcaggcaataacaacatatagagttgagagagtcagagagtctctctcctcgggtgctgagaggcctgcatcaggcaacaacaacatatagagttgagagagtcagagagtctctctcctcgggtgctgagaggTCTGTATCAGGCAATAACATCATTTAGCTGGCGGGTGTCCCGGAGTTGAGAGAGAACTTGGGGAAATACAATGGCTCAATTACACTTGACATGTGGACTGACGATTTTAGAAAAATAGGTACGGCAACcttttggtttctctctctctctaaaaacagaaataaatcattgtGTAGATAACTACCTGTCTTTATGTACTACAGTGGGAGAGTGATAGCCCCTCTATAGAAGGGGCAgcagcataccactgctggcttgaagagagtaggggtgttaaccctgggcACGGCCgccttttggtttctctccctctaaaaacagaaataaatcattctaaataactaccTGTCTTTATGTACCACGGTGGGAGAGTGATAGCCCCTCTATAGAAAGTGAGTTTCTGAAACACAGAGTCCTTCTCTACTGAGGAGAAGAAGAGGCTGAATGAAAGAAGGCACAGCGAGGATAGGGGAGGGGGAACAGTTTGCCCATATTTTCAAGACCTGAGCTAGTTAATTTATTTAATTAATGAAATGTACTAGTTTATTTAGGCAATTTTAATATTCATCGAGGTCCGGCCTATTTAGTAGGCTATTTACAGCAACATCTTTATTTGTCATCATAAAGCTGAGTGACCCAGCTCATTTCtggctttggatcaaaataagTACCAACTTGGTCAAAACATTTCTATATTGAAGACTACTCTGCTCATATTGGTTGTGTTCAATTATTTGTGGAGTCGTCATGGTTACAATGAAGAATGGAATCCAAATATATCCAATCATATTCATACTGAATAATTAGATGTGTGCACAAGGTTGTCATTGTTCCTTTTTTAAAATGTTGCCTGCcttttattttgtgtgtgtctgtgtgtgtgtgtgtgtgtgtgtgtgtgtgtgtgtgtgtgtgtgtgtgtgtgtgtgtgtgtgtgtgtgtgtgtgtgtgtgtgtgtctgtgtgtggtgtctgtgtgtctgtgtgtggtgtctgtgtgtgtctgtgtgtggtgtctgtgtgcttgtgtgtgtggtgtgtctgtgtgtgtgtgtgtctgtgtgtggtgtctgtggtgtgtgtgtgcagggcggATCGGGCAGCGGAGGGGCCGTCGTTCAGCGGTGTGTGTAAGTGTTTCTCTCGGACTAAAGGACACGGCTTCATCACACCAGCCGATGGAGGCAGCGACATCTTTGTCCACATCTCAGAGTAAGTTTGTGGGTCACAGCCTCGACACACATTTAAAAAGATACTACCAGCTCCCACTCACGCAGTGATGAGGACGGTGACGAGGGGCTACGGTCTGCAGTTCACTCTTTTTCCACCTTTTTCGTGGCGTCATTGGTCCCTGAGGTCCTAGTGCCCGTCTTTTAGAGaggagattctctctctctccttcaaaaGCAGGCTGTTCGTGTGGTCCCCGTATCAGAAGTACAGAGTGATTGGTATCTTTTAGTCATACACTCAGGGTATGTTTGTGGTCTGGCAAGTTGTGTACACGTGGTTCTAGGAGAGTTGTGTTCACGTGGTTCTAGTAGAGTTGTGTACACGTGGTTCTAGGAGAGTTGAGTACACGTGGTTCTAGGAGAGTTGTGTACACGTGGTTCTAGGAGAGTTGTGTACACGTGGTTCTAGTAGAGTTGTGTACACGTGGTTCTAGGAGAGTTGTGTACACGTGGTTCTAGTAGAGTTGTGTACACGTGGTTCTAGTAGAGTTGTGTACACGTGGTTCTAGGAGAGTTGTGTACACGTGGTTCTAGGAGAGTTGTGTACACGTGGTTCTAGGAGAGTTGTGTACACGTGGTTCTAGGAGAGTTGTGTACACGTGGTTCTAGGAGAGTTGTGTACACGTGGTTCTAGGAGAGTTGTGTACACGTGGTTCTAGGAGAGTTGAGTACACGTGGTTCTAGGAGAGTTGTGTACACGTGGTTCTAGGAGAGTTGTGTACACGTGGTTCTAGGAGAGTTGAGTACACGTGGTTCTAGGAGAGTTGTGTACACGTGGTTCTAGGAGAGTTGTGTACACGTGGTTCTAGGAGAGTTGTGTACACGTGGTTCTAGTAGAGTTGTGTACACGTGGTTCTAGGAGAGTTGTGTACACGTGGTTCTAGTAGAGTTGTGTACACGTGGTTCTAGGAGAGTTGTGTACACGTGGTTCTAGGAGAGTTGTGTACACGTGGTTCTAGGAGAGTTGTGTACACGTGGTTCTAGGAGAGTTGTGTACACGTGGTTCTAGGAGAGTTGTGTACACGTGGTTCTAGGAGAGTTGTGTACACGTTGTTCTAGGAGAGTTGTGTACACGTGGTTCTAGGAGAGTTGTGTACACGTGGTTCTAGGAGAGTTGTGTACACGTTGTTCTAGGAGAGTTGTGTACACGTGGTTCTAGGAGAGTTGTGTACACGTGGTTCTAGGAGAGTTGTGTACACGTGGTTCTAGGAGAGTTGTGTACACGTGGTTCTAGGAGAGTTGTGTACACGTGGTTCTAGGAGAGTTGAGTACACGTGGTTCTAGGAGAGTTGAGTACACGTGGTTCTAGTAGAGGAGACAGATGTAAAAGAACAAACTTATAAAGAGGAGCGTGtgttctcatctctccctcctccctctacagtATCGAGGGGGAATACGTGCCAATGGAAGGAGATGAGGTGAGCTATAAGGTGTGCTCCATCCCTCCCAAGTACCAGAAGATCCAGGCGGTGGACGTCACCATCACCCACCTCAACCCAGGATCGAAGCACGAGACCTGGGGCGGGGCGCTGCTCAGCTCCTCCTGAGTCCCGGAGGTTTCTGGAGGGGAGAAATGGCAACAGGGAAAGGGTCCTTTTCCCGAAGGGACATATGGGTTAATGCTTGTTGTGGGAGGAAATGGAAAGGTTGGTATTTGAATAGAGAAGACGTGTATCATTAGACGGGAAGGTTAATTAAATAAAGCTGCATCGCTTCAACAAGACATGGTTGTCTGGTTTTTATTCATGGTTTGAACTAATATCACTGAGATCCACTGTTCAATTGGATTTAATTCCATAGTGCCTGTGGACCGATGCCACATTTCAAGCGTTCTGCAGCGTTgttaatgctaatgctaatgttaATGCTAATGATAATGCTAATGTTAACCTCTACCAACGTGGTAACACTGCTAATGCTAATGCTGATGTTAATGCTAACCTCTACCAACGTGGTAACACTGCTAATgttaatgctaatgctaatgttaACCTCTACCAACGTGGTAACACTGCTAATgttaatgctaatgctaatgttaACCTCTACCAACGTGGTAACACTGCCTTTTTTAAAAGCCGCATCGTCGACAACGCCTGATCGGATTGAATCTCGGGCCTGTTTGGGAGTGTGACTGTTGAATAAAACAGAGGGTTATGTTGTGAATGGGAGGTGTGTTTTCAAATGGGAGGTGTGTTTTCAAATGGgaggtgtgttttcagatgggaggtgtgttttcagatgggaggtgtgttttcagatggGAGGTGTGTTTTCAAATGGgaggtgtgttttcagatgggaggtgtgttttcagatgggaggtgtgttttcagatgggaggtgtgttttcagatgggaggtgtgttttcagatgagaggtgtgttttcagatgggaggtgtgttttcagatgggaggtgtgttttcagatgggaggtgtgttttcagatgggaggtgtgttttcagatgagaggtgtgttttcagatgggaggtgtgttttcagatgggaggtgtgttttcagatgggaggtgtgttttcagatgggaggtgtgttttcagatgagaggtgtgttttcagatgggaggtgtgttttcagatgggaggtgtgttttcagatgagaggtgtgttttcagatgggaggtgtgttttcagatgagaggtgtgttttcagatgagaggtgtgttttcagatgggaggtgtgttttcagatgggaggtgtgttttcagatgagaggtgtgttttcagatggGAGGTGTGTTTTCAAATGGgaggtgtgttttcagatgagaaatATCTACTCATGTATCAggtatgtaaaacattttaatGAATTCTTAACAGCATAAATCTCTATTTAGAATGGAGACGTGAGACTGCCTACTGTTCTGTCAGCTTTACAAATTAATTCATTACGCCTGGATTTTATTTCTAGTTGATCAATATAAATAAACGTTGAACATGTTCTTGTGTCTTATCACCTGAGAGACAGAATCAGTAGTGTGAGGTctaggctgttaatgggtttgatatagtctgttatcagtagagtcttggttgttaatgggtttgatctagtctgttatcagtagagtctaggctgttaatgggtttgatctagtctgttatcagtagagtcttggctgttaatgggtttgatctagtctgttatcagtagagtcttggctgttaatgggtttgttatagtctgttatcagtagagtcttggctgttaatgggtttgatctagtctgttatcagtagagtcttggctgttaatgggtttgttatagtctgttatcagtagagtgaagtcttggctgttaatgggtttgatctagtctgttatcagtagagtgaagtcttggctgttaatgggtttgatctagtctgttatcattagagtctggctgttaatgggtttgatctagtctgttatcagtagagtcttggctgttaatgggtttgatctagtctgttatcagtagagtctaggctgttaatgggtttgatctagtctgttatcagtagagtcttggctgttaatgggtttgttatagtctgttatcagtagagtcttggctgttaatgggtttgatctagtcttatcagtagagtgaagtcttggctgttaatgggtttgttatagtctgttatcagtagtgaagtcttggctgttaatgggtttgatctagtctgttatcagtagagtcttggctgttaatgggtttgatctagtctgttatcagtagagtcttggctgttaatgggtttgttatagtctgttatcagtagagtcttggctgttaatgggtttgatctagtctgttatcagtagagtcttggctgttaatgggtttgatctagtctgttatcagtagagtcttggctgttaatgggtttgatctagtctgttatcagtagaagtcttggctgttaatgggtttgatctagtctgttatcagtagagtcttggctgttaatgggtttgttatagtctgttatcagtagtgaagtcttggctgttaatgggtttgatctagtctgttatcagtagagtatgggtttgatctagtctgttatcagtagtcttggctgttaatgggtttgatctagtctgttatcagtagagtcttggctgttaatgggtttgatctagtctgttatcagtagagtcttggctgttaatgggtttgatctagtctgttatcagtagagtcttcaggctgttaatgggtttgatctagtctgttatcagtagagtcttggctgttaatgggtttgatctagtctgttatcagtagagtcttggctgttaatgggtttgatctagtctgttatcagtagagtcttggctgttaatgggtttgatctagtctgttatcagtagagtgaagtcttggctgttaatgggtttgatctagtctgttatcagtagagtgaagtattggctgttaatgggtttgatctagtctgttatcagtagagtgaagtcttggctgttaatgggtttgatctagtctgttatcagtagagtgaagtattggctgttaatgggtttgttatagtctgttatcagtagagtcttggctgttaatgggtttgatctagtctgttatcagtagagtcttggctgttaatgggtttgatctagtctgttatcagtagagtcttggctgttaatgggtttgatctagtctgttatcagtagagtcttggctgttaatgggtttgatctagtcttatcagtagagtgaagtcttggctgttaatgggtttgatctagtctgttatcagtagagtgaagtcttggctgttaatgggtttgttatagtctgttatcagtagagtgaagtattggctgttaatgggtttgatctagtctgttatcagtagagtcttggctgttaatgggtttgatctagtctgttatcagtagagtcttggctgttaatgggtttgatctagtctgttatcagtagagtcttggctgttaatgggtttgatctagtctgttatcagtagagtcttggctgttaatgggtttgttatagtctgttatcagtagagtgaagtctaggctgt
Protein-coding sequences here:
- the LOC127928879 gene encoding calcium-regulated heat-stable protein 1-like — translated: MKEGTARIGEGEHGVCVSVCGVCVCLCVVSVCLCVWCVCVCVCLCVVSVVCVCRADRAAEGPSFSGVCKCFSRTKGHGFITPADGGSDIFVHISDIEGEYVPMEGDEVSYKVCSIPPKYQKIQAVDVTITHLNPGSKHETWGGALLSSS